One window of Medicago truncatula cultivar Jemalong A17 chromosome 2, MtrunA17r5.0-ANR, whole genome shotgun sequence genomic DNA carries:
- the LOC112419259 gene encoding glutathione S-transferase T3-like: MVNENFQSVGEYPEYSTQINRGGMTRANEVTPIPEDTTPKSKRNPQPGWNTEQNLVLISGWIKFGTCSVVGRNQTSETYWGKIAEYCNEHCSFDPPRDVIACRNRFNYMSKVINKWIGAYESAKRLQGSGWSEDDVLAKAQELFACGKNVQFTLKEKVCPVIWHTI, encoded by the coding sequence AtggtgaatgaaaattttcagagTGTTGGTGAATATCCTGAATATTCAACACAAATAAATCGCGGTGGAATGACAAGAGCTAATGAAGTCACTCCAATTCCAGAGGATACAACTCCTAAGAGCAAGAGAAATCCGCAACCAGGATGGAACACTGAACAAAATTTGGTGCTAATTAGTGGGTGGATAAAATTTGGAACATGCAGTGTTGTCGGGAGAAACCAGACAAGTGAAACATATTGGGGTAAAATTGCTGAGTATTGTAATGAGCATTGCTCATTTGATCCTCCGCGTGATGTAATTGCTTGCCGAAaccgttttaattatatgagcaaagtaataaataaatggattggTGCTTATGAAAGCGCTAAGCGTTTGCAAGGAAGCGGTTGGtcggaagatgatgttttgGCAAAAGCGCAGGAATTATTTGCATGTGGGAAGAATGTtcaatttactttaaaggagaAAGTATGTCCTGTAATATGGCATACTATCTAG
- the LOC25486001 gene encoding uncharacterized protein, with product MILVAIVAEVMEEYTALLARMVEQVFNSAPVPRRVRFLILRNLPFVSSQPRRIHFQSH from the coding sequence ATGATACTGGTGGCGATTGTAGCGGAGGTGATGGAGGAATACACGGCGTTACTGGCAAGGATGGTGGAACAGGTTTTCAATTCTGCACCTGTACCTCGAAGGGTTCGTTTTCTCATACTACGTAATCTTCCCTTTGTTTCTTCTCAACCTAGGAGGATTCACTTTCAATCTCATtag